The following are encoded together in the Gadus chalcogrammus isolate NIFS_2021 chromosome 2, NIFS_Gcha_1.0, whole genome shotgun sequence genome:
- the LOC130374504 gene encoding zinc finger protein 652-B-like — protein MTSMMNLRVFMSERLSSAAIEIFDEVEKVITLYEAEVTRSREEVRYLQKQLEIHRLKDHPDINNGIVIREDASITPRQVNMAATIKREEGSTRSMDDEESEHSQTNVDSTYTNNAIQLDISKIKEEREVMCIDSEGLDVHTTTTTVNIMNRDRDPEQPDMEVRSTYEIADFLSMCPSALTSDPQEEWSKQRQKTKEFALAVQRESNGLALNQELTPLPLESASTRNQNSDQSFCHLCGKPFRYIGSLMKHIKMHDDHTVICGICNRSCHNINDLLSHLRCAHRGSYFCHICGKTFSKQCFLIIHSKQHKGLRQLACEDWHQSSSTGAF, from the exons ATGACCTCTATGATGAATCTCAGAGTGTTTATGAGTGAACGCCTCTCTTCAGCAGCTATCGAAATATTTGATGAGGTTGAGAAAGTCATAACATTGTACGAGGCTGAAGTTACTCGTTCTAGAGAAGAGGTACGCTATCTCCAAAAGCAGCTGGAAATTCATCGACTGAAGG aTCATCCAGATATCAACAACGGAATCGTTATTCGAGAAGACGCTAGCATCACTCCCCGACAGGTGAACATGGCCGCAACAATTAAAAGAGAAGAAGGATCCACACGAAGCATGGATGACGAAGAATCTGAACACTCGCAAACAAACGTTGActccacatacacaaacaatgcAATCCAGTTGGATATATCCAAGAtcaaagaagaaagagaggTCATGTGCATTGACAGTGAAGGGTTGGATGTTCACACGACTACTACCACAGTTAACATCATGAATAGAGATAGAGACCCAGAACAGCCAGACATGGAGGTCAGGTCTACATATGAAATAGCAGACTTTCTTTCAATGTGTCCATCAGCTTTGACCAGTGATCCACAAGAAGAGTGGAgtaaacaaagacagaaaaCCAAAGAGTTTGCATTGGCAGTCCAAAGAGAGAGCAACGGTTTAGCTTTGAATCAGGAGTTGACACCGCTTCCTCTCGAAAGTGCCTCCACAAGGAATCAGAACTCCGACCAAAGCTTTTGCCATTTGTGCGGCAAGCCGTTTCGGTACATCGGCTCTCTCATGAAACATATAAAAATGCACGACGACCACACGGTGATCTGTGGTATATGTAATCGGTCATGCCACAACATAAACGACCTGTTAAGTCATCTGAGGTGCGCTCACAGGGGTTCCTACTTTTGTCACATTTGTGGCAAAACGTTCTCAAAACAGTGTTTTCTGATTATACACTCCAAGCAACATAAGGGGTTGAGGCAGCTTGCGTGTGAAGACTGGCATCAAAGTTCTAGCACGGGCGCATTTTGA
- the LOC130374287 gene encoding testis-expressed protein 2-like — protein MTDSMEESKLIFSLDCHEEGPVVAFSRDKPRASGGTLSRSDLSLGMDLGSDSSGQRQWTQGFHIPHSPSSPGSLADLSTSSEDLPMSSHLVKSSSTELETRVSHSARAKPLLSLVKSLSTEISYRGEPEVNLSKSDSKLHMHPWKQLTQHRIPEAQPRAGGAGEGDIWGAGSSSAGSTSPTESRGSSLIAELEDTRRKFSEAMQDPMSMFSKMMGDECSSSGSPKQGRASGAGDPPASHGAGGGSPINSEDAAADAQLRFRRRTTDEQRGVCASPQRRPSKGPRKRSHSPEPHDDNRDSHYEVCKYRDMPQVVELQERSRGAHRGESTQPRCTVPGASMPRCWLFVVGLLTFGVFVLPLPSYITGLSVGVACGFLLGLVVVYLFTPRRPAERRNRLHPSQEPGSAELGETQLLEGWMNEIQGYDPETFQPSLTSSVYATLEGSRLRLAYPRASIPRRAAFDETPPEVVFVRSRTYQLADCKVSLLPSVLARKRVWNRKYPICLVLAEGVQVEEEEILLPGSEDEERATERPDLGEPHSHDTLYLFGRTGREKEDWFQHFLSASRASRLDRSPSREQSKAENVVGGDTLEEGTDELPGAPKAKVPLDYTMYMSHLIGLDSVSPAPSPCPSDHGSPTTSKMLSAEECFCEGAAKVEAGAESNPGGSFAEVHPAWVNSLVGRIFWDFLREKYWSDKVAHKIQKKLSKIRLPYFMNELTLADLDMGTCLPEVLSTSKPSLDQRGLWLELDVAYMGGLQMTLETKMNLCKLGKEGWAEADRIPETCQEGSKPRVCVLADSDEESSSAGSSDEEDLPPAEPQGSPGDKGAATVGADGHAGGSTGRKILRFVDKIAKSKYFQKATENEYIKKKIAEVSNMPLMLSVEVLELSGTLAINIPPPPTDRIWYSFRGPPRLDLHVRPMLGEREVTLTHVTEWIERKLQCEFQKVFVMPNMDDLYLPLMTPGVDNPPPCQPSPAQLSSSRQSSVDSQEYMSE, from the exons ATGAcagacagcatggaggagagcaAGCTCATCTTTAGCCTGGACTGCCATGAGGAGGGCCCTGTTGTGGCCTTCTCCAGGGACAAGCCCAGAGCCTCGGGCGGTACCCTCAGCCGGAGCGACCTCAGCCTGGGGATGGATCTGGGCTCAGATTCCTCCGGCCAAAGACAGTGGACCCAGGGCTTCCACATACCACACTCGCCCTCCTCCCCGGGCTCCCTGGCtgacctctccacctcctccgaaGACCTCCCCATGTCCAGCCACCTGGTGAAGTCCTCCTCCACCGAGCTGGAGACCAGAGTGAGCCATTCGGCGAGAGCCAAGCCGTTGCTCAGCCTGGTCAAGTCCCTGTCCACTGAGATCTCCTACCGCGGCGAACCCGAGGTCAACCTCTCCAAGTCAGACTCCAAGCTCCACATGCACCCCTGGAAGCAGCTCACCCAGCACCGGATCCCGGAGGCCCAGCCCAGAGCAGGCGGTGCGGGCGAGGGGGACATCTGGGGGGCCGGGTCCTCCTCCGCAGGCAGCACGTCACCCACGGAGTCCCGGGGGAGCTCCCTGATCGCCGAGCTGGAGGACACGCGGAGGAAGTTCTCCGAGGCCATGCAGGACCCCATGAGCATGTTTAGTAAGATGATGGGAGATGAGTGTTCTTCCTCTGGCAGCCCCAAGCAGGGCAGGGCATCAGGGGCCGGGGACCCCCCCGCCTCCCACGGGGCCGGGGGCGGCAGCCCCATCAACAGCGAGGATGCTGCCGCAGACGCCCAGCTCAGGTTTCGGAGACGAACGACCGACGAGCAGAGGGGAGTCTGCGCCTCACCGCAGAGAAGGCCCTCAAAGGGCCCACGGAAACGCTCCCATTCGCCGGAGCCCCATGACGACAACAGGGACAGTCATTATGAAGTCTGCAAGTACAGAGACATGCCTCAAGTGGTGGAGCTCCAGGAGAGATCCAGAGGGGCGCATCGCGGGGAGTCCACCCAGCCTCGATGCACGGTGCCTGGGGCATCCATGCCTCGGTGTTGGCTCTTCGTAGTGGGCCTCTTGACCTTTGGGGTCTTTGTGCTGCCCCTGCCTTCCTATATAACGGGGCTTTCTGTCGGCGTAGCCTGTGGCTTTCTGTTGGGTCTAGTGGTGGTTTATCTGTTCACCCCACGACGACCAGCTGAAAGGAGGAACCGTTTGCACCCTTCACAAGAGCCCGGGTCAGCAGAACTCGGGGAGACCCAGCTCCTAGAG GGCTGGATGAATGAAATCCAGGGCTATGACCCTGAGACCTTCCAGCCGTCCCTCACCAGCTCTGTTTATGCCACGCTGGAGGGCAGCCGGCTACGGCTGGCCTACCCCCGTGCCAGCATCCCCCGCAGGGCTGCCTTTGACGAGACCCCCCCTGAGGTGGTGTTTGTACGCTCGCGCACCTATCAACTAGCAGACTGCAAG GTGTCTCTGCTGCCCTCGGTGCTGGCCCGGAAGCGAGTGTGGAACAGGAAGTACCCCATATGTCTGGTCCTGGCTGAGGGTGTacaagtggaggaggaggagattctCCTCCCAGGATCAGAGGATGAGGAGCGggcgacagagaggccagacctCGGGGAGCCTCACTCCCACGACACCCTCTACCTGTTTGGGCGGACTGGCCGGGAGAAGGAGGATTGGTTCCAGCACTTCCTCTCCGCCTCCAGGGCGTCCCGGCTCGACCGCAGTCCCAGCAGGGAGCAGTCTAAGGCGG AAAACGTTGTAGGTGGGGATACTCTTGAAGAAGGAACAGATGAGTTGCCAGGGGCTCCAAAAGCAAAGGTCCCTTTGGATTACACCATGTACATGAGTCATCTCATTGGCCTGGACAGCGTAAGTCCCGCCCCTAGCCCCTGCCCTAGCGACCATGGGAGCCCAACGACGAGCAAGATG TTATCTGCTGAGGAGTGCTTCTGCGAGGGGGCAGCCAAAGTCGAGGCTGGGGCTGAGTCTAATCCAGGGGGCTCCTTTGCCGAGGTTCATCCCGCCTGGGTCAACTCCCTGGTGGGCCGGATCTTCTGGGACTTTCTACGTGAGAAGTACTGGTCTGACAAAGTTGCCCACAAGATCCAGAAGAAGCTTTCCAAGATCAGG TTGCCGTACTTCATGAACGAGCTGACTCTGGCTGATCTCGACATGGGCACGTGTCTCCCTGAGGTCCTCAGCACCTCCAAGCCTTCCCTGGACCaaagag GTCTGTGGCTGGAGCTGGACGTGGCGTACATGGGTGGCCTTCAGATGACCCTTGAGACCAAGATGAACCTTTGTAAGCTGGGCAAGGAGGGCTGGGCCGAGGCCGACCGCATCCCAGAGACCTGCCAAGAAGG cTCTAAGCCAAGGGTGTGTGTCCTGGCTGATAGTGATGAAGAATCATCCAGCGCTGGGTCCTCTGACGAAGAGGACCTGCCACCGGCTGAACCACAAGGCTCACCAGGAGACAAAGGAGCTGCTACAGTGGGGGCTGATGG GCACGCTGGGGGCAGCAcggggaggaagatcctgaggTTTGTGGATAAAATAGCCAAGTCCAAGTATTTCCAGAAGGCCACGGAGAACGAGTATATCAAGAAGAAGATCGCAGAGGTGTCCAACATGCCTCTGATGCTCAGCGTGGAGGTTCTAGAACTCTCCGGAACCCTGGCCATCAACATTCCTCCACCCCCAACTGACAGAATATG GTACAGTTTCCGGGGCCCTCCCAGGCTGGACTTGCACGTGCGTCCTATGCTGGGAGAGCGTGAGGTCACCCTCACCCATGTCACCGAGTGGATCGAGAGGAAACTGCAGTGTGAGTTCCAG AAAGTGTTTGTGATGCCCAACATGGACGACCTCTACCTGCCCCTGATGACCCCTGGCGTGGACAACCCCCCTCCTTGCCAACCCTCCCCCGCTCAGCTCTCCTCGTCCCGCCAGTCCTCAGTGGACTCCCAGGAGTACATGTCTGAGTAG
- the LOC130374406 gene encoding 60S ribosomal protein L3-like, protein MSHRKFHAPRHGHMGFLPHKRSKKQRGKVRTWPKDDASKPVHLTAFLAYKAGMTHTLREVHRTALKQSKREEVEAVTILETPPVIVMGIVGYIDTIRGLRSFKTVFAEHISDECKRRFYKNWYKSKKKAFTKYSKKWQDESGKKQLEKDFASLKRYCSVIRVIVHSQMRLLPFRQKKAHMMEVQLNGGSIAAKVDWAREHFEQAVPVSAVFCQDEMIDVIGVTKGHGFKGVTSRWHVKKLPRKTHKGLRKVACIGAWHPARVSYTIARAGQKGYHHRTELNKKIYRVGQGLRVQDGKVVHNNASTNYDASQKSITPLGGFVRYGEVKNDFLMVKGCVVGVKKRVLTLRKSLLVHTSRKSLETIDLKFIDTTSKFGHGCFQTAQEKRAFMGPLKKDLKAPEVTAEKS, encoded by the exons ATG TCTCACCGTAAATTCCACGCCCCCCGCCACGGGCACATGGGCTTCCTGCCCCACAAGCGGAGCAAGAAGCAACGAGGAAAGGTGCGCACCTGGCCCAAGGACGACGCCAGCAAGCCTGTCCACCTCACCGCCTTCCTCGCCTACAAGGCCGGGATGACCCACACCCTCCGAGAGGTCCACCGCACCGCCCTCA AGCAGTCCAAGCGTGAGGAGGTAGAGGCAGTCACCATCCTGGAGACCCCCCCTGTCATAGTGATGGGCATTGTGGGCTACATCGACACCATCCGCGGACTGCGCAGCTTCAAGACCGTCTTTGCCGAGCATATCAGTGATGAGTGCAAGCGCCGCTTCTACAAAAACTG GTACAAGAGCAAAAAGAAGGCCTTTACCAAGTACAGCAAGAAATGGCAAGATGAAAGTGGAAAGAAGCAACTTGAAAAGGATTTTGCATCATTGAAGAGATACTGTTCAGTCATCAGGGTGATCGTCCATTCTCAG ATGCGTCTGCTGCCCTTCAGGCAGAAGAAGGCCCACATGATGGAGGTGCAGCTAAACGGAGGCAGCATTGCGGCCAAGGTGGACTGGGCCAGGGAACACTTTGAGCAGGCGGTGCCTGTCTCTGCTGTCTTCTGCCAGGACGAGATGATCGACGTTATCGGAGTCACCAAAGGCCACGGGTTCAAGG GTGTGACGAGCCGCTGGCATGTCAAGAAGCTGCCCAGGAAGACCCACAAGGGCCTGAGGAAGGTTGCCTGCATCGGGGCCTGGCATCCGGCCCGCGTCAGCTACACCATTGCCCGCGCTGGCCAGAAGGGTTACCACCATCGCACAGAGTTAAACAAAAAG ATCTACCGTGTGGGTCAGGGGCTCCGTGTCCAGGATGGGAAGGTGGTCCATAACAACGCTTCCACAAACTATGATGCCAGCCAGAAATCCATCACCCCACTG GGCGGTTTTGTTCGCTACGGTGAGGTGAAGAATGACTTCCTTATGGTGAAGGGCTGTGTGGTGGGAGTCAAGAAGAGAGTCCTCACACTCAGAAAG TCGTTGTTGGTTCACACGTCTCGCAAGTCCCTGGAGACCATCGATCTGAAGTTTATCGACACCACGTCAAAGTTTGGTCACGGCTGCTTCCAGACGGCCCAGGAGAAGAGGGCATTCATG GGTCCGCTGAAGAAGGATTTGAAGGCACCAGAGGTCACGGCAGAAAAGTCCTAA
- the ndufb10 gene encoding NADH dehydrogenase [ubiquinone] 1 beta subcomplex subunit 10, whose amino-acid sequence MPDDFDKDVYPVPPRRTPADNKQTSLPSPAVIASKLFYYSVDLPVTKFRECIDSIQSGHKSVYYHQRFRRVPDLTECEEGDYVCYYEAEMQWRRDYKVDQEIVRILQERMRACTQREGDSYHQNCSKELQNYNDATKAFLSRYGDLGAYASGRKCLMKQKERMMDAQKA is encoded by the exons ATGCCTGATGATTTCGACAAAGATGTTTACCCAGTGCCTCCACGTCGGACGCCAGCTGATAATAAACAGACCAGCCTGCCAAGTCCAGCAGTGATCGCGTCCAAACTGTTCTATTATTCGGTGGATCTCCCAGTCACCAAATTTAGAG AATGTATTGATAGCATCCAGTCTGGCCACAAGTCAGTCTATTACCACCAGAGGTTCCGCCGTGTCCCTGATCTGACTGAGTGCGAGGAGGGCGACTATGTCTGCTACTATGAAGCCGAGATGCAGTGGAGGAGAGACTA TAAGGTGGACCAGGAGATTGTCCGTATCCTCCAGGAGCGCATGAGGGCTTGCacgcagagggagggggacagcTACCACCAGAACTGTTCAAAGGAGCTGCAGAATTACAATGATGCCACGAAGGCCTTCCTATCGCGCT ATGGAGATCTGGGAGCGTACGCCAGTGGAAGGAAGTGTCTAATGAAGCAGAAGGAGAGGATGATGGATGCTCAGAAAGCTTAA